The following coding sequences are from one Chitinimonas sp. BJYL2 window:
- the atpB gene encoding F0F1 ATP synthase subunit A — protein sequence MSAANHAPANPTEYIQHHLVNLRTPQYDGGFWTFHLDTFWISLILGFAFLAIFGLVARRASVDKPGKFQLFIELVVELVASTTKDVFHGKSTLVAPLGLTVFVWIVLMNAMDFLPVDFLPMVASWFGLGYLKVVPTADINQTLAMSLSVIFLTLFLGVQAKGLGGFLKEFFTAPFHAESLPMTIVLIPVNAAMQLIEYGSRILSLALRLAGNMFAGELVFMLIALLGATWTGFNFGSLATAFGQIVAGSVWAIFHILIVILQAYIFMMLTIVYCSMAVEEH from the coding sequence ATGTCGGCCGCTAATCACGCCCCCGCCAATCCCACCGAATATATCCAGCATCACCTCGTCAACCTGCGCACCCCGCAGTACGACGGCGGCTTCTGGACCTTCCACCTCGATACCTTCTGGATCTCCCTGATCCTCGGTTTTGCTTTCCTGGCCATCTTTGGTCTGGTTGCGCGCCGTGCCAGTGTCGACAAGCCTGGCAAGTTCCAGCTCTTCATCGAGCTGGTGGTCGAGCTGGTGGCCTCTACCACCAAGGACGTTTTCCACGGCAAGAGCACGCTGGTCGCCCCGCTGGGCCTGACCGTGTTCGTCTGGATCGTGCTGATGAACGCGATGGACTTCCTGCCGGTGGACTTCCTGCCCATGGTCGCCAGCTGGTTCGGTCTTGGCTACTTGAAGGTCGTGCCCACGGCTGACATCAACCAGACACTGGCCATGTCGCTGTCCGTCATCTTCCTGACCCTGTTCCTGGGTGTGCAGGCCAAGGGTCTGGGCGGCTTCCTCAAAGAATTCTTCACCGCGCCGTTCCACGCCGAGAGCCTGCCGATGACCATCGTGCTGATCCCGGTAAACGCCGCCATGCAGCTGATCGAATACGGCTCGCGCATCCTCAGTCTGGCCCTGCGTCTGGCCGGCAACATGTTCGCCGGCGAGCTGGTGTTCATGCTGATCGCCCTGCTGGGCGCCACTTGGACCGGTTTCAACTTCGGTTCGCTGGCTACCGCATTCGGCCAGATCGTTGCCGGTTCGGTGTGGGCCATCTTCCACATCCTGATCGTGATCCTGCAAGCCTACATCTTCATGATGCTGACCATCGTGTACTGCTCGATGGCGGTTGAAGAGCACTAA